One part of the Bacteroidia bacterium genome encodes these proteins:
- a CDS encoding PIG-L deacetylase family protein — MTTTTHFLLALGVFISSSFTAFGQPMIKPLADPIELADEDRLENQRNKSILVFTPHPDDETFSSAGTLAKLQKNGNTIHIVIYTNDNKGSKDLEMTRERLARIRRAEEEKACEILGIPKEHIHWLGYEDGDLEYADPRVLRGKVARLIKIYKPDIVLSPDPGTEYVQWHKTDHRMAANITQDAFIAAEWHLYYPQHYLDEGLEAFGVKEVYYYYSQTPNYEVDITDVYEQKAKACAAHVSQFEPSVTKYTPEMPEEVFQQVRDGFRARGLLEDGRIVERFRKAGG, encoded by the coding sequence ATGACTACTACTACTCACTTCCTTTTAGCTCTTGGAGTTTTTATTTCTTCCAGCTTTACAGCTTTCGGACAACCTATGATAAAACCATTGGCAGATCCGATAGAGCTTGCCGATGAGGATCGTCTGGAAAATCAGCGCAATAAAAGCATTTTGGTATTTACGCCTCACCCGGATGATGAAACTTTTTCCTCCGCAGGTACCTTAGCCAAATTGCAAAAGAATGGAAATACGATTCATATCGTCATTTACACAAATGATAATAAAGGCTCCAAAGACCTGGAGATGACACGGGAAAGGCTTGCCAGAATCAGACGAGCAGAAGAAGAAAAAGCATGTGAGATTTTGGGGATTCCGAAAGAACATATTCATTGGCTCGGCTATGAAGATGGAGATTTGGAATATGCTGATCCCAGGGTTTTACGGGGGAAAGTGGCTCGTTTGATCAAAATTTATAAACCTGATATCGTATTAAGTCCTGATCCGGGAACAGAGTATGTCCAATGGCATAAAACGGATCATCGGATGGCGGCAAATATTACACAGGATGCCTTTATTGCCGCGGAATGGCATTTATACTATCCGCAGCATTATTTGGACGAGGGATTGGAGGCTTTCGGAGTAAAGGAAGTGTATTACTATTATTCCCAAACCCCCAATTATGAGGTGGATATCACGGATGTTTATGAACAGAAAGCCAAAGCCTGTGCAGCTCACGTCAGTCAGTTTGAGCCTTCTGTCACAAAATACACCCCTGAGATGCCGGAGGAAGTTTTCCAACAAGTCAGGGATGGATTTCGAGCAAGAGGATTGCTAGAAGATGGGCGTATAGTGGAGAGATTCAGAAAAGCAGGGGGCTGA
- a CDS encoding Gfo/Idh/MocA family oxidoreductase — translation MHRREFIKNSSLAFSALPLLPALGRTKKYRLALIGCGWWGMNILREAMAHGDCKVVGLCDVDQNALNAAAKDVKDLAGDNPKLYKDYRELLAAEEVEIAIIGTPDHWHALPTIAAIKKGAHVYLEKPIGHTIGEGKAILNAAREYDRIVQVGTHRRVSPHNISGMKFLKAGKAGKISQVKCFVNYGQGAGQESKDLAPPDSLDWDMYVGPAAETAFNPRIHPKGFRNFLNFANGTIADWGIHWFDQVLWWTEERHPKTVYSTGGRFVKEDNTDAPDTQLAVYEFEDFTLNWEHKLCAPNAYNSHNVGCYFYGSEGTFHMGWRDGWTFYPKNKNKEIIKVAPQLHDPDHQNIKELWKDFMTSIETDLRPVCDIEHGYLATNISLLGMLSYKLGRSVKWDGENCRILDDPEAQAMLKREYRGEWEYPEF, via the coding sequence ATGCATCGACGAGAATTTATCAAAAACAGCAGCCTTGCCTTTTCAGCATTACCCTTATTGCCTGCACTCGGCAGAACTAAAAAATACCGCCTGGCCTTGATTGGATGTGGCTGGTGGGGAATGAACATTCTCAGGGAAGCGATGGCACATGGAGATTGTAAAGTAGTTGGGCTTTGTGATGTCGATCAGAATGCCTTGAATGCTGCTGCTAAGGATGTCAAGGATTTGGCGGGAGATAATCCGAAACTTTATAAAGATTATCGAGAACTATTAGCTGCTGAAGAAGTCGAGATTGCAATTATCGGAACGCCGGATCACTGGCATGCGCTGCCTACGATAGCAGCCATCAAAAAGGGGGCACATGTGTACCTGGAAAAACCTATCGGGCATACCATAGGAGAAGGGAAAGCCATCCTGAACGCTGCTCGAGAATATGATCGGATTGTGCAGGTAGGAACCCATAGGCGAGTTTCTCCACATAATATTTCAGGAATGAAGTTTCTCAAGGCGGGCAAAGCAGGTAAAATCAGTCAGGTGAAATGCTTTGTTAATTATGGGCAGGGAGCGGGCCAAGAAAGCAAGGACCTTGCTCCGCCGGATAGCCTGGATTGGGATATGTATGTTGGTCCTGCAGCTGAGACGGCTTTCAATCCGCGTATTCACCCAAAAGGCTTTAGAAATTTCCTCAATTTCGCCAATGGAACCATCGCGGACTGGGGCATTCACTGGTTCGATCAGGTGCTTTGGTGGACGGAAGAAAGGCATCCTAAAACGGTTTATTCTACAGGAGGGCGCTTTGTGAAGGAAGATAATACAGATGCGCCCGACACCCAATTGGCGGTGTATGAATTTGAAGATTTTACCCTCAATTGGGAACATAAACTCTGCGCACCCAATGCCTACAATAGCCACAATGTCGGCTGCTATTTCTATGGTTCAGAAGGAACCTTCCATATGGGTTGGCGAGATGGTTGGACATTTTATCCCAAAAACAAGAACAAAGAAATCATCAAAGTAGCTCCTCAACTACATGATCCTGATCATCAGAATATCAAGGAATTGTGGAAAGACTTTATGACTTCCATCGAGACCGATCTCAGACCGGTTTGCGACATCGAGCATGGATACTTGGCCACCAATATCAGCCTCCTAGGTATGCTGTCTTATAAACTAGGTCGAAGTGTGAAATGGGATGGTGAAAATTGTCGTATCCTCGATGATCCCGAGGCACAAGCGATGCTAAAGAGAGAGTATAGAGGAGAGTGGGAGTATCCTGAATTTTAG
- a CDS encoding DNA topoisomerase 3: MKVCIAEKPSVAREIASIIGATKRMDGYFEGNGYQVTWTFGHFCTLKTPDDYQAHWKRWDLNTLPMLPPTFETKLIGNSGVKKQFKIIKELFKGAELVINCGDAGQEGELIQRWVMKEAKYKGPVQRLWISSLTAEAIREGFENLKEGNEFDKLYHAGFSRAIGDWLLGMNATRLYTLKYGGYKQVLSVGRVQTPTLAMLVQRHYEILNFVPKTYWELQTLYREVVFNCQKGKFEEKEKGEDILKQVDGQPFTIISSEKKEGKELPPRLFDLTSLQVHNNKKFGFSAEKSLNIAQKLYEQKLITYPRVDTTYLPNDLYPKVPGILEKLTQYTPFVQPLLGKKIRKSAKVFNDKKVTDHHAIIPTGVERGLPPDEQKVYDAIARQFIAAFYPDCLVANTTVIGESAGIKFKATGKEILDLGWRVLFPKKKKEEKSEDEKKENEEKILPAFTIGESGPHDPSLIEKHTKPPKYYTEATLLRAMETAGKSVDDDELRDLMKANGIGRPSTRANIIETLFKRKYIRRKKKQIHPTEIGVQLIDIIQNELLKSPELTGQWEKHLRDIEAGSVSAGAFVKGMKKMVSHLVDEVRMSQSYVRLSHTTEETEAPKKKRSRSRNKNKANSPTELTCPKCKSGNLLKGKSAYGCSNYKNGCNFRIPFIHKDKKLPESQIIRLIEKGSTIQLKGFKENGSSINGKLNFDKEFILQLEPKASKKEAADTLTCPKCKKGSVLKGKSAFGCSNWKAGCDFRVSFDEVKAKANGQPMSKELVWGILRGE, from the coding sequence ATGAAAGTCTGTATAGCCGAGAAACCCAGTGTCGCACGTGAAATCGCTTCTATCATAGGAGCGACAAAGCGCATGGACGGCTATTTCGAAGGCAATGGCTATCAGGTAACCTGGACCTTTGGGCATTTTTGCACCCTCAAAACGCCCGATGATTATCAAGCTCATTGGAAAAGATGGGATTTGAATACCCTGCCTATGCTGCCTCCGACTTTCGAAACAAAGTTGATCGGCAATAGTGGAGTAAAAAAACAGTTCAAGATCATCAAGGAACTCTTCAAAGGAGCTGAGTTGGTCATCAACTGCGGGGATGCGGGCCAGGAGGGAGAACTCATCCAAAGATGGGTGATGAAGGAAGCTAAATATAAAGGTCCTGTACAAAGGCTTTGGATTTCTTCTTTGACTGCCGAGGCGATTAGGGAAGGTTTTGAAAACCTGAAAGAAGGGAATGAATTTGACAAGCTTTATCATGCCGGCTTCTCCAGGGCCATAGGAGATTGGTTATTGGGAATGAATGCGACTCGCCTCTACACCTTGAAATATGGAGGCTACAAGCAGGTACTTTCTGTCGGTCGGGTGCAAACTCCTACCCTGGCAATGTTGGTACAAAGACACTATGAGATTCTGAATTTTGTACCCAAAACCTATTGGGAATTGCAGACCTTGTATAGAGAGGTTGTATTCAATTGTCAGAAAGGGAAATTTGAGGAAAAGGAAAAAGGAGAAGATATTCTCAAGCAGGTTGATGGCCAGCCCTTCACCATCATTTCCTCCGAAAAGAAAGAAGGCAAGGAACTCCCTCCACGCCTCTTTGACCTTACTAGCTTACAGGTCCACAACAATAAGAAATTTGGCTTTTCTGCGGAAAAGAGTCTGAATATCGCTCAAAAATTATACGAGCAAAAACTGATCACTTATCCCAGAGTAGATACGACTTACCTCCCCAATGATCTCTATCCAAAGGTGCCGGGTATTCTGGAAAAACTAACGCAATACACGCCTTTTGTTCAGCCATTGTTAGGGAAAAAGATTAGAAAATCGGCTAAAGTTTTCAATGATAAAAAAGTAACCGATCACCATGCGATCATCCCAACAGGGGTTGAACGAGGATTGCCACCGGATGAACAAAAGGTCTATGATGCAATAGCGCGTCAATTCATTGCAGCCTTTTATCCGGATTGTCTGGTAGCCAATACAACAGTAATCGGGGAATCTGCGGGTATTAAATTTAAAGCTACGGGTAAGGAAATTCTAGATCTGGGATGGAGAGTCTTATTCCCCAAAAAGAAAAAAGAAGAGAAATCAGAGGATGAAAAGAAAGAGAATGAGGAGAAAATCCTTCCTGCATTCACAATCGGTGAATCCGGTCCTCATGATCCTTCCTTAATCGAAAAACATACCAAGCCCCCTAAATACTATACAGAAGCAACTTTGCTAAGGGCCATGGAGACAGCGGGAAAAAGTGTAGATGATGATGAGTTGAGAGATTTGATGAAAGCCAATGGAATTGGAAGACCTTCTACTCGAGCGAATATCATTGAGACCTTATTTAAACGGAAATACATTCGCCGAAAGAAAAAACAAATCCATCCTACGGAAATCGGAGTTCAATTGATCGATATCATCCAAAACGAACTCCTCAAATCACCAGAACTGACCGGGCAATGGGAAAAGCATCTACGAGACATCGAAGCAGGAAGTGTAAGTGCAGGAGCTTTTGTAAAAGGTATGAAAAAAATGGTGAGCCATTTGGTGGATGAGGTTCGTATGAGTCAAAGCTATGTGCGCCTTTCCCATACAACAGAAGAAACTGAAGCCCCCAAAAAGAAGCGCAGCAGAAGTAGAAATAAGAACAAAGCAAATTCACCTACTGAACTCACTTGCCCCAAATGTAAATCCGGCAACTTATTAAAAGGAAAATCTGCTTATGGTTGCAGCAATTATAAAAACGGTTGCAACTTCAGAATCCCATTTATTCACAAAGACAAAAAGCTACCCGAAAGCCAGATCATTCGTCTGATTGAAAAGGGCTCAACCATCCAACTCAAAGGCTTTAAAGAAAATGGAAGTAGCATAAACGGAAAGCTAAACTTCGACAAGGAATTTATCCTCCAGCTCGAACCCAAAGCTTCCAAAAAAGAGGCAGCAGACACCCTCACTTGCCCCAAATGCAAAAAAGGAAGCGTCCTCAAAGGAAAATCTGCCTTTGGCTGCAGCAACTGGAAAGCAGGCTGCGATTTTCGGGTCAGCTTCGACGAGGTAAAAGCCAAAGCCAATGGCCAGCCCATGAGTAAAGAGCTGGTTTGGGGAATATTGAGAGGGGAATGA
- a CDS encoding arylsulfatase, with the protein MRYLTTTFIYLLIAFSLKAQAPNVLLIIIDDQGYGDLSCHGNPDLPTPNLDELHRVSTRLTDFHVSPTCSPTRAALMTGHVSNRTGVWHTIAGRSLLYEDETTLADVFSINGYASGMFGKWHLGDNHPFRPMDNGFEHAVYHGGGGVFQGPDIWGNDYFDDKYFVNGKEEAFSGYCTDVWFTEAMDFMEKKRREDKPFFTYLATNSPHGPFWVDHQYSAPFANNPRVPNANFHGMISNLDENMGRMMAYLDRSGLRENTIVIFMTDNGTARGAELDKVSGLATKGFNAGMRGLKNSRYEGGHRVPFFISWPKGGIAEGRNIDELTAHVDVLPTLIDMLDLKGAEGLNFDGTSLKEILLNKEAHLAKRTLITDTQRQEKLEKWRMCAVMQDKWRLINGEELYDLKTDPGQQKDIAKKHPQIVSELRAEYEKWWASLEESANKMATISLCYEGEPNLIYVHDMHMDKGYNSVAWNQRMIRAGFKSEGWFAVEALETGRYKFSLYRWIPELNVPIKEGIPPQPGVKGTSVITLDAGKALPIQKAGISIGGQKMESEVSANDVAKSFEVDLEKGKHQLRTWFQEAEGKAYGAFYVKVEKL; encoded by the coding sequence ATGCGCTACCTAACTACTACTTTTATTTATCTGTTGATCGCTTTCTCACTCAAGGCTCAGGCTCCCAATGTTCTGCTCATTATCATTGATGATCAGGGCTATGGAGACTTATCTTGTCATGGGAATCCAGATCTTCCAACCCCTAATCTTGACGAATTACACCGAGTAAGTACTCGCCTGACCGATTTTCATGTGAGTCCCACCTGTTCTCCTACGCGAGCAGCTCTAATGACCGGGCATGTCAGCAATCGAACGGGGGTTTGGCATACCATAGCCGGTCGATCTTTATTGTATGAGGATGAAACTACACTTGCAGATGTATTTTCTATCAATGGGTATGCAAGTGGTATGTTTGGTAAATGGCACCTTGGGGATAATCACCCCTTCAGACCCATGGACAATGGTTTTGAACACGCGGTTTATCACGGAGGAGGAGGAGTTTTTCAAGGGCCTGATATTTGGGGCAATGATTATTTCGACGATAAATATTTTGTGAATGGAAAGGAAGAGGCTTTCTCTGGATACTGTACGGATGTGTGGTTTACGGAGGCGATGGATTTTATGGAGAAGAAGAGAAGAGAAGACAAGCCTTTCTTTACTTATCTGGCTACCAATTCTCCTCACGGACCCTTTTGGGTAGATCATCAATACAGTGCTCCCTTTGCCAATAATCCTCGTGTTCCTAATGCCAATTTTCACGGAATGATCTCAAATCTGGATGAAAATATGGGGCGGATGATGGCTTATCTGGACCGCTCCGGTTTGCGGGAAAACACGATTGTGATATTCATGACTGATAATGGAACGGCTCGTGGAGCTGAATTGGATAAAGTAAGCGGATTGGCGACCAAAGGATTCAATGCAGGTATGAGAGGTTTGAAAAATAGCCGATATGAAGGAGGGCATAGAGTACCATTCTTTATCAGTTGGCCAAAAGGAGGGATAGCTGAAGGTCGCAATATCGATGAACTGACAGCTCATGTAGATGTCTTGCCGACTTTGATTGATATGCTCGATCTAAAAGGTGCTGAAGGCTTGAATTTTGATGGAACAAGCCTCAAGGAAATTCTTTTAAATAAAGAGGCACATTTGGCAAAAAGAACCTTGATTACAGATACTCAGCGTCAGGAAAAGCTCGAAAAATGGCGCATGTGTGCCGTTATGCAGGATAAGTGGAGGTTGATCAATGGAGAGGAATTATATGATTTGAAAACAGATCCCGGACAACAAAAAGATATTGCTAAAAAGCATCCCCAGATTGTTTCAGAGCTAAGGGCAGAATATGAGAAATGGTGGGCAAGTCTGGAGGAAAGCGCCAATAAAATGGCGACTATTAGCCTTTGTTATGAAGGCGAACCTAATTTGATCTATGTCCATGATATGCATATGGACAAGGGCTATAATTCTGTTGCCTGGAATCAACGGATGATCCGTGCTGGTTTCAAAAGTGAAGGTTGGTTTGCGGTAGAGGCTCTGGAGACCGGCCGTTATAAATTCAGCCTGTATCGCTGGATTCCGGAACTAAATGTTCCGATAAAAGAAGGAATTCCCCCTCAACCTGGAGTGAAAGGAACCAGTGTGATTACCCTGGATGCTGGCAAAGCCCTTCCGATTCAAAAAGCGGGGATTTCTATTGGCGGGCAGAAAATGGAAAGTGAAGTTAGTGCAAATGATGTTGCTAAAAGCTTTGAAGTGGATTTGGAAAAAGGCAAACATCAGCTTCGCACCTGGTTTCAGGAAGCCGAAGGCAAAGCCTATGGTGCCTTTTACGTAAAGGTAGAGAAGCTGTAG
- a CDS encoding ABC transporter permease, whose product MKKILKYTFFELLRSKWIYAYFGFYFVFTFALLLLNPNPSKVILSLMNIVLILSPLIASIFGIMYYYNSKDFANLLLAQPIKRIHIFWGQYLGLALSLSLSLLLGICIPFFFASVFDLALAKSFFTLLSISVFLTFIFSALAFFIGLKNENRIKGFAISIGIWLFFAVVYDGIFLLSLLLFEDYPLEGFSIAASLFNPIDLSRILLLLELDISALMGYTGAVFQKFFGNGWGILASISVLGLWVILPAWGIRHLALRKDF is encoded by the coding sequence ATGAAAAAAATTCTAAAATATACCTTTTTTGAGCTTCTGAGGAGCAAATGGATATATGCCTATTTTGGGTTCTATTTTGTATTCACCTTTGCCCTATTACTGCTCAATCCCAATCCTTCCAAGGTTATTCTATCCTTGATGAATATTGTCCTCATCCTGAGTCCACTGATTGCCAGCATATTTGGGATTATGTATTACTATAATTCAAAGGATTTTGCGAACCTCCTTTTGGCTCAGCCCATAAAGCGGATCCATATATTCTGGGGACAATATTTAGGCCTTGCTTTATCTCTTTCTTTAAGCCTTTTGCTCGGTATCTGCATCCCGTTTTTCTTTGCAAGTGTATTTGATCTAGCCTTAGCCAAAAGTTTTTTCACCCTCTTAAGCATTTCCGTATTCCTCACCTTCATTTTTTCTGCTTTGGCTTTTTTTATTGGCCTAAAAAATGAGAATCGAATCAAAGGTTTTGCGATCAGCATAGGCATCTGGCTATTTTTTGCAGTAGTATATGATGGGATATTTTTGCTCTCCTTATTGCTTTTTGAAGATTATCCTCTCGAAGGATTTTCAATTGCTGCCAGCCTTTTTAATCCCATAGATCTCTCAAGAATACTCTTATTATTGGAATTGGACATCTCTGCTTTAATGGGCTACACGGGAGCTGTATTTCAAAAATTCTTTGGAAATGGATGGGGAATACTTGCTTCTATAAGTGTTCTGGGCCTTTGGGTAATACTCCCAGCCTGGGGAATCAGACATCTGGCTCTGAGGAAAGACTTTTAA